CCGCCGCGGTGACACGCTGCGGGCGGTGCGGTTCTCCGACGCGCTCGGCGCACGCAGCCTGGACCAATGCGTGGGCGGCTACCGCGTCGAGGTGCTCGAGCCGCTGCAACACATCCGGGTGGTGTGCGAGCACGACGACCTGGGCTTCGACCTCACCTGGACCGGCGCCTTTCCCGCCGTGCAGGAACAGCCGCACGTCATGCTCACCGGCAACCGGCCGATCATCGACGCGTCCCGGTTCGCGCAGACCGGCTCGTGGGCCGGAACGCTGCACGTGGACGGCGACGACATAGCGGTCGACCCGGCGGTATGGACCGGGACCAGGGACCGCTCGTGGGGCATCCGTCCGGTCGGCGAGACGGAGCCGCCCGGACGCGCGGCCACCGAGCCGTCCGGTGGTTTCTGGTGGTTGTATGTGCCGCTGCGGTTCGAGAAGTTCGCCGTGGTGGTCATCGTGCAGGAGGAACCGGATGGCAGGCGCACACTGAACGACGCGACGCGGATCTGGCCGGACGGACGGACCGAGCAACTCGGCTGGCCGCGGATAACGATCGACTATCGTTCCGGGACAAGGCTTCCCGTCGCGGCGCGGCTGGCCATGACCACACAGGACGGCAAGCCGCTGGAGATCGAGATCACGCCGGGCACCGGTGTCCCGCTGCACGTCGGCTGCGGCTACGGCGGTGACCCCGACTGGCAGCACGGCCAGTGGAAGGGCCGCGACTGGGCCTCCTCCAGCCGATACGACCTCACCGACCCGTCCATCATCGCCCGCACCCCGTACGGCGTGATCGACCACGTCGCGCACGCCCGCTGCGGCGACGCCGAAGGCTGGGGCCTGTTCGAACACGCCAGCATCGGCCGCCACGATCCCACCGGCTTCACCGACTGGGGCTCGGTCGCACCGTAGGTCGATGCGCCGATGTAGTCGGTCCGCCCGACCACGGTGCCCGGCTCGGCTTTCGGGAGGCTGCCCGCTCAGCCGGCACCGTGCCGATCGCGTTCTACCGACACCGGGTCACAGGAGCACCCTGGCATGACGCTGGTCACGCGTCGGGCCTCGTACAGCGCGAGGTACGTCGTATCGGACGCGCGGATCGGCAACCTCAACAGTCCAGCCGCCGGCCCCATCGAGCTGGCACGTCGTCTCGATCGGAGGCGGTGTGCGCCGCGGCCGAAGCGAGTCGGCGGCGCTGCCGGGACCAGGTCGGCTCGGTCGGGGCCGGCAGGCGTATCCGATCGGCCGAGCGCAGGCAGAGCCGTCCTACCTCGGGTGACCGAGGCGCGCCGCCGCGATCACCACACCCTGCACCACCCGCTTGCGCACCACCAGCGGCCCGCCGTCGGCGGCGAGGACCGCGGCGGCCTCGGCGACGCTTGCCGTCGCGACCGCCTCCAGTGTCCGGCTCGCGGGATTGGGGACGTCGATCATGGCCAGGTCGGCGGCGGAGTAGGACCTGACCGGCACACCCAGCTCAGCGGCTACGGTACGCAGGCCGGGGTCCGCCGCGCGTTGCTCGAGCGTAGCCAGGCATCCGATCACATCGTCACCCACTGTTTCTCGGAGCGCGGCACGGATGCGATCGGCCGAAGTCCGCGGCCGAAGTCCGATGCCGACCACCAGTTCAGCAGACGGCACGAGCACTCGCGAATTCCGTCGCGGCGGTAACGAAACGAGCTACGGCTTCGGGATTTCCGGCGGGATGGGTATGCAGGTAGGAGGCGTGCACATGCCGGACCAGCGCACCCTCACGGATGCGCTCGCCGTCGGCGCCGTGCCAGCCCCACGCCGAGGCCGCCGACGGCGCCGAAACCAGGCGGGTCCGATGGAACTCGTGCCCGCGCACCCGTTCCCCGGCCCGCCACAGCGGGGAGTCGGCCAGCGCCACGGCATCTCGGTAACCGAGGGTCAGGCGCGATCCGAACTCGGCGTCGGCGGCTATCACGCCTGCCATCGGGTGCCCGTCGAGCGAAGCGGTCAGGTAGAGCAGCCCAGCGCATTCGGCGTGCACCGGCATCCCCCGCCGAGCCGCCTCGGCCACCGCCCCCAACAGTCGGGTATTGGCGGCCAGCTCCGCGGCATGCTCCTCCGGAAATCCACCCGGCAGTACCAGCCCGGCGGTGCCGGTAGGCAATTCGTCTCGAAGCGGATCGAACACGACCACCTGCGCGCCTGCCGCCACCAACAACTCCCGATGCTCCGCGTACCCGAAGGTGAATGCCGCCCCACCCGCGATGGCGATCAGTGGGCCCGCGCGGCCGAGGGCG
The DNA window shown above is from Nocardia sp. NBC_01730 and carries:
- a CDS encoding cobalamin biosynthesis protein codes for the protein MLVPSAELVVGIGLRPRTSADRIRAALRETVGDDVIGCLATLEQRAADPGLRTVAAELGVPVRSYSAADLAMIDVPNPASRTLEAVATASVAEAAAVLAADGGPLVVRKRVVQGVVIAAARLGHPR